One genomic window of Methanobacterium sp. includes the following:
- a CDS encoding thiolase domain-containing protein, protein MRDVAIIGVSQTKFGELWEESFRDLITTAGMGAIEDANIEGADLEAMYVGNMSAGLFVQQEHIASLIADHAGLTPIPCARVEAACASGGLALRNGIMAVASGYHDIVISAGVEKMTDVVDPTPAIATASDQEWEAQQGVTFPSLYAMMARRHMYEYGTTREQLAMVSVINHKNASKNPLAQFPMEITVDSVLNSTMVADPLRLLDCSPVSDGAAAAILCPAEEAKKYTDTPIYIKASTQASGTIALHDRKDLTTIDATVHAAKKAYKMAGLEPKDIDAVEVHDCFSINGLLAVEDLGFVEKGKGGPAIEEGMTEIGGEIPVNPSGGLKARGHPLGATGIAQAAEIVWQLRGEAGKRQVDGAQIGMTHNIGGTGGTAAVHIFSN, encoded by the coding sequence ATGAGAGACGTTGCAATTATAGGAGTTTCACAAACAAAATTTGGGGAACTCTGGGAAGAATCATTTAGAGATTTAATTACTACTGCAGGAATGGGAGCTATTGAGGATGCAAATATTGAGGGAGCAGATTTAGAAGCTATGTATGTTGGAAACATGTCTGCAGGCCTCTTTGTTCAACAGGAACATATCGCATCATTAATAGCTGATCATGCAGGATTAACACCAATACCCTGTGCGAGAGTTGAAGCTGCATGTGCATCTGGTGGACTAGCTCTTAGAAATGGGATAATGGCTGTGGCATCAGGATATCATGACATAGTAATTTCAGCTGGTGTTGAAAAGATGACTGATGTTGTAGATCCTACTCCAGCTATTGCTACTGCATCTGATCAGGAATGGGAAGCACAGCAAGGCGTTACTTTTCCATCATTATATGCAATGATGGCCAGAAGACATATGTATGAATATGGAACTACAAGAGAACAGCTTGCAATGGTTTCAGTAATAAACCACAAAAATGCTTCAAAAAATCCTCTTGCCCAATTTCCAATGGAAATTACAGTAGATTCTGTATTAAACTCCACCATGGTTGCAGATCCATTAAGACTTCTCGATTGTTCACCAGTTTCAGATGGTGCTGCTGCAGCTATTTTATGCCCTGCAGAAGAAGCTAAAAAGTACACTGATACACCGATATATATTAAAGCATCTACACAGGCTTCAGGAACAATTGCCCTGCACGATAGAAAAGATTTAACCACAATTGATGCTACAGTACATGCTGCCAAAAAAGCATATAAAATGGCTGGACTTGAACCAAAAGATATTGATGCAGTTGAAGTTCATGATTGTTTCAGTATAAATGGTTTATTAGCAGTAGAGGACCTTGGATTTGTTGAAAAAGGAAAAGGTGGACCTGCAATTGAAGAAGGTATGACTGAAATAGGCGGTGAAATACCTGTAAATCCATCTGGAGGACTTAAAGCCAGAGGTCATCCATTAGGAGCAACAGGAATTGCTCAGGCAGCTGAAATTGTATGGCAATTAAGAGGAGAAGCTGGTAAGCGTCAGGTAGATGGCGCACAAATAGGTATGACTCACAATATTGGTGGGACCGGCGGAACTGCTGCTGTTCATATATTCTCCAACTGA